The genomic segment aggattttccttcgatcaaaaaaaacgtagTAAACTGacgaggaaggtccccataagctaacattgaagcttggtaggtttaaagtggcgaagtatgtagtcaaagttttttttaaagagacagttgaacgatttttacttcgaatcgttctaatctAAGACGAaggtagcctatttgatggtcgaagtaccccaaaaaaagtttttctacttcgaatccttagctcgagcttagtaaatgtgcccctaagtgtagcatTATAAAGGTACCCCCTACACCTATAATTCTTAAGTGCAATGGGTATCATAAACCAATAGTATCACTCCTACTCGGCTGTGTAGAATATGCCTCACTGTATTCATATTActataaatcaaataaacatgaCTATATGTGAGTctaagggccgattcactatatttgagtgaaggattcgaagtgaaaaaacgtattttttgggctacttcgaccatcgaatggcctacttcgaccttcgactacgacttcgaatcgaaggattcgaactaaaaatcgttcgactattcgaccatttgatagtcgaagtactgtctctttaaaaaaaacttcgaccccatacttcggcagctaaaagctaccgaagtcaatgttagcctatggggaaggtccccataggctttcataagtttttttgatcgaaggatattccttcgatcgttggattaaaatccttctaatcattcgattcgaaggatttaatcgttcgatcgaaggaataatccttcgatcgtacgatcgcagtatttgcgctaaatccttcgactttgatattcgaagtcgaaggattttaattcctagtcgaatatcgagggttaattaaccctcgatattcgacccttagtgaatcagcccctaaatgtaattaACATATTCACCATCATGATTAGAAACATTGATGAGTATTAAGTGCCGGATATCTCCACCAAAAAACAAAGTTATATGAAAACTATTCTATAAAACACACGAAAaaactaaagataaataaaaaaatttaaaaaaagagaaaagtgtgCACAGGTCCCGATATCAGAGTCTGTTTAGAGTCTCGGAGAAAAGTTCAGTTAGTAACCTATCTGCATGTGTGATGTCTTACTAACCTCTTGTTGTCCAGGATTAACCTGTTACTGTCTGTAATGCAAATGCATGGGGAACTAATAAACTTATCGGATAAAGTATGTCCATTCACAAAGGTGTCATCCACAGAGAAATCGAAGTTCACACTCATTACTCCCAAAGTGATGAACGCCACAGGAGTAGATTGGAAATTAttcataagtcacatgaccaggggcagctgggaaattgacaatatgtctagccccatgtcagatttcaaaattaaatataaaaaaaatctgtttgctcttttgagaaatgggtttcagtgcagaattctgctggagtagcactattgactgatgcgttttgaaaaaaacatgttttccgatgacaggatccttttaaggtaatggtgtttgttaaaaaaactGACTCTGATATCAGGACCCTTGcacacttttctctttttataaatgtttcatttgtctttagtttttttgtgtgttttatagaATAATTTTCATATAACTTTGTTTTTTGGTGGAGATATCCGGCACTTAATACGCATCAATGTTTCTAATCATGATGGTGAATATGTTAATTACGTTTAGACTCACATATAGtcatgtttatttgatttatagTAATATGAATACACTTAGGCATATTCTACACAGCCGAGTAGGAGTGACACTGTTGGTTTATGGTACACATTGCACTTAAGAATTATAGGTGTAGGGGTTACCTTTATAATACTACACTTAGCATGAGGGCTACATATACTTAGAGTCCACAGTCCTTGGTTATACGTATAGGAGGGAATCGATACACACGCCCGAATAGTTATAATAGCCACACTTGCAATGTATGGGTTAAGTTCACACAGTGATACTAACTCTAAGGGTTCCCTGTAGGTGAGGCAACACCCTTAAAAGATATTTATATAGAAGCTTGGCCCACACCTGATGATTAAAATATGTGAATAACCGCAGGGACTATTATCCTGCAATCCGAGTGGTAGttttaaatattaacaaaataacaatttataaaataaatattataaatgacGAACGAGTCTCCATGCAGGCCTGTCAATCTAACTCAATTTTAAGCTATTTCTTGCAACAGTGTTTAAAGATACTCTGAACAATCATTTAGTTATGGTGTTACTAAGTGGTTGAAACATAGTTACACAATATCTTGTTTTTATGAGTAGAATGGATACATTGTTTTAAATGGGATTGTCTATAGCTGCTATTTGTATATGTGCTTTGTAGTCCTTTGACTTGTCTGTATAGAATGAGCAATATTTAAATGGCGTTACGTCAGATTCAATGTGTCAAGTTTCCCGCCAAActcttgtatttatttgtgtatctACCAACttttagacactttgagaaaggcctcggaggaggccgaaacgttagtctcgcaATTAAAACTTTTTAGATTAATATaaatcctgagagtgcggatcttttttGCTTGATATCAATTTGACTTTTTTgaaactgcacccaggcaagttaaaCTTTTATTTGTGAGTGCTGGCTACCCCGTGTACTATATTTATTtcagtgttcacaaaatgtaCTGAGTATTCCTATATTGATCTAAATTGAACATCATcgtccatttaattttttttaacttaactaaaaagtcgggatgccccgaatccactattttggattcggccgaacccccaaatccttcacgagagattcggctgaataccgaaccaaatccgaatcctaatttgcatatgaaaattagggatgggaacgggaaacattttttactttcttgttttgttcggccgaatccgaatcctgctgaaaaaggccgaatcccggccgaatcccgaaccataTCCTGGATTAGGTACATCCCTACTAAAAAGAATGTTCTATTTTAAGCCTCACTTAGAATGCCATTGTTTCATGCTGGCTGACTCCAAGCTTCCTTATCACAtctctgtgggggttatttattgaagtccaaaaaaaaaatttttattggatCAAGCGAGTTTCCCTTGATCCAATAAAAtgtagctttttaaataataaataaggtcaaattgtagaTTCTAGTTTCAAATCCCTCGCGTGTTCATATTGTCTTTTAATTCACTTCAAGATAATAAGCaaaaacagggctggatttacatagcggccgCCCCTAGGctcactgccgttcgtcaccccagtcccctcccctttttcatTATTagcaccagagcaatggggattggcacataggaaattaaaaagaatattgtatttcctgtgcatccccagtgtttttgaaccaatgtgggtgtggttgggcagcatgccgccccctaaaatcctgccgccctaggcccgggccgtGGCGGCCTTTCCTCAATTCCGGGCCTGAGCAAAAAGACTTTGGGTCATTGAGTGGGCCATGATGTCATTAGGTTGTGTCCAAATGAATGGGGCCATAAAAGGTCCTCTCTGTAGGGAGAATAACTCCCAGGGGTCTTTCCTAGCCTGTGTTGGGAAGtagcaatgcaaacaatattaccctGCAATACACATAATCCTGTAAAATGCTcaacaaaataataaacattttataaacaagGTGAAAAGATAATGGCCCAACATTGAACTGTAAAACACAGTTTAACCCAATAATGGTCAGATTTTTTTGGCCCCATATTTGGTCAGGGCCTCTCTAGCCCCCGAACAAGGTTCCAGACATatgaaattaaaaacattatagCAAGGGCCGTATCAAGGACCTTTCTATAACTAGGCCACATGTTAGATTGTAGGTATATGTAGATAAGGAAAAGTATTGTTGCTTGTGCAGTTATTCCCCCCTGGCATGTGACTGAAACAAGGCTCTTGCAGTTACAAGATAATAATGAGGAAGACTCCGTATTCAACCGAAACCAAAGATGATGCATCCCTTGTCACtatttattgtatgttttttaaacTCCATAAAGTACTTATGTGCTCTATAATATTAATTGCACAAATTCCAAACTATCTTACACTCAGTAGCACATTCTGTGTTCAGTAATCAGGTGGGAGAATGCACTATGATTCCCTCTTTGTGCTGAggcctctctctctatatctccaGGTACATTGGTCAGGGCACACAAATAAAGCCTGCATCCCTTGTGTCTCCATGGCAACCAGCAGAGAGGTTACATTGCATTATATTCCATCAGAGGAGAGAAAGGATCTATTATGGCGCAGAAAGCTAGTCATCAAGATTCTGTTGCCACTCTTTAATTTAATGCTTCTTTTAATACTCACTCCTTTTGTTTTCATTGCCCTTAATTTGCGTTTCATATCACCCTACTAATAATGCCTGTTATTACTCCATGTAACTCCTGTAGTTCTGTATGATGCTGTATTATAAATCCTTCAGGTACTTAATATAAACCCCCAaaactcattggggctcatttattaacgcagcgcagcgctaaaaagagcgcagtggccttacatttgcccagcgcatgcgagtatttaataatgtagtgcacgataccttaacagtgcaatttgtgcgctaatgtagacacagacaggtgcgacgtgtatcagctgtcgcagtgcttataataaattgtgcgcacaggaagataccgcaaaggtaaggattagttgtgctcatgtatgaaggcgctgctttaattagttgcgtcacatattgcgcatattgcgttcacttagacgcatctgcatttgtttctgtgctaatatttgtttggttgcaaaggtgtttagcctacctgatacccttaaaggaaccttggtcaatataaacatgttgggtggaaggcgtggttaatatgcactttacaggggttgttcatctttgagttaactttgagttaacaaacatccccaccaacagcagcaccattgtatttgccagaacccagtttagcagtgtggctctgcacacatatataaaattctcttttaagcaacatgaaacgcaaaaatgtgaatatactagcgcagctgggcaggaatgcgcattttgaagagcgttactattacgccacgaagaggcagtcgtaaaaattgtggtgctgttgcccgggtgcagttttgcacatatacaaacgcaaatctgcgacggccgcagtgcaagcacattgtagccacgcccacagccacgcccctaacaaccacggcatcgtttgcgacataaatgcccaatcttttgtgcaatgcgcataaacaaaaccatcgcaaaagctctgtgttatgcgcaatatcacgcaaatatattagcgatcacgcttgtgatggcgcagacaatcttttgcgtccacttatgcgctgcgttgctttaataaatgagccccattgtattGTTCTATAcaaataaccctccctataacaccacctattactccatataaccctccctataactcctcttattgctcaatataaccctccctataactcctcctttttctctatataaccctccctataactcctcctattgctccttataaccctccctataactcctcctattgctccatataaccctccctataactcctcttattgctcaatataaccctccctataactcctcctattactccatataacTCCTCTTATTGCTCAATATAACCCccctataaccctccctataactccttctATTACTCCATGtagccctccctataactcctcctattgctccatataaccctccctataactcctcctattgctccatataaccctcccttgaactcctcctattgctccatataaccctcccaataactcctcctattactccatataaccctccctagaactcctcctattactccatataaccctccctagaactcctcctattgctccatataaccctccctataactcctcctattgctccatataaccattcctataactcctcctattactccatataaccctccctagaactcctcctattgctccatataaccctccctataactcctcctattgctccatataaccattcctataactcctcctattactccatataaccctccctataactcctcctattgctccatataaccctccctataactcctcctattgctccatataaccattcctataactcctcctattactccatataaccctccctaggactcctcttattgctccatataaccctccctatgaCTCTTCCTATTGCTTTATAATAACTCCTCCaattgcttcatataaccctcccttgaactcctcctattgctccatataaccctccctaggactcctcttattgctccatataaccctccctatgaTTCTTCCTATTGCTTTATAACCCTCCCAATAACtcctcatattgctccatataaccctccctataactcctccaattgcttcatataaccctccctaaaactcctcctattgttccatataaccctccctataactcctcctattgttccatacaacccctccctataactcctcctattgctccatgtaaccctccCTAGAACTCATAATATTGTGTAATGTCTTTCGAAAATTCATTCATTGATCCATACAATCCCTACTGCAAATCCATCTCCTGCTCTGTATAACTCCTTCAGTTCTCCACACCAGCCCCCCCCCTCCATTCATAGAAGTCTCATGGCCTTGCCCGTTGGCCATTGTTTTGTTCATCCATAAAGAACACACCGCAAGTTTGTACATTGGagagaaataatatttattagaaaaGAAAATGATATATTATTGTAATCTCTATACAGAACCCTCCTTCTATCACTTCATGACTTCATCAAATTACACATTTCACACTTAATTCATAGTCTGCTCCAGGCAGACCAAAAAGTTACGAACACACATCCTACACTGTAGAGGTGTTTAAGACTGGCAGCCATCCATCCAGTGTGTAAGAACCATTCTTCTGTTCAGGCTAGGTACACACAGATGACTTTGTCTTGGAGCCATAATCATTGTGATAAACCCTTGCCAATAAGTACTTATAGGGCATAGAGGCAAACTGCTTGAGCATCTGTAAATAGTACTAACTGGTTCAGACAGGTACTGCTTCTAAAGATTATCACTATAAGGAATTTGTTTCTGCCTTTAGGCCTAAAAGTGGTACAGGGAAAATCAGTGGCTTAACACTGGGGACAAAAGAAAGCCCTGGAGATCCTATGAGTGTGGAGAGTCTTGAATGATGTGCAGTTTCAACATAGGATTGCAAAatatgtcaccccccccccccaaaaaaacctacAATTACTTTGGTATGGACCCTGTGAAATATAGTATTACATCATAACTGCAGCTGATTATATGCTGGACCATGACatcagaagtgatgtcactgagCTGTGATTGCAATAGCTTAATGGGCTGGGCATTGGCAACAATGTTAGTTTACTAAGCCTTCACTAAGGCAAACTAGAACACAATTGATGTGGATAGCTGCTAATACATTTGGAAGCTGCTCCATAGTGAAATGTTTTGGGACCTTGCATAGATATGGAGCCAGTAGAAATTAGATCACATAATACAAGAGTCCACCTGGCAGTTCCTTATCTGTATATAGTGAAAAAATTGATACCGTTAGCAACAGTTAACCAAATTTGTTTGGCACTCAAGGGTACAACAGCAACTAGTACAGTGTAAACCCCTTCAATTTCATATCATTAATAACCTGACCCTTTCCCCAAAGTAATGGTCACTGCCGTAGACACACCAACCCACTCTTCCTCAGCTATCTATTTTTGCTCTGGGCAGTGCAAGAGATCATATTTGACATAACCAACTCTGTCAACTTGCTTGCGTGATGTCATGCGCCAGAAGAAGCGATCCTGACAGAAGTAATATTTCCCTGCAGGAGACAAGAATTTAAGCTTGTAAACATATATGTGAATATGTATGACAATTAcatagaaaaagagagagaaagagatagatagacattAAAACATACAGACACCTGCCAAGTTTAGTTGGGTGGTTGGTTAGGTGGTTGGTtgggtgggtgggtggctaaGAAATTAGTACAGCACCCACTGTTtagaataaaacggcctttattggaccaagggcattacagcaacgtttcagaccaactggtcttttatcaagctgtgggtgggtgggtggctgGCAGGTTAGGTGGGTGTCTGGGTATTTTAGGAATATTTGGACGGTAGACAGATGAAGGTGACTAATAGATTTATTTACATACAGCTAAATTTAAATTTAACGAGTAGAATGGTACAATAAAAGACACATTTATACTGGTGATGCCCCTGTGCTAAAATACTTTCTACCAGACTATAAGCCCAATCCTGCAAGTCATCAGTCTCCCATATACCTACCTTGGTACAGGAAAACATCATGGGAGTCACTTGGAACACCAGCATAGTCTACATCTGTCAGTCGTGGGTATCCTTTGTCGATGGTCAATGTCTTTACATTAAGCCTAAAAAAGGAAGGAGACATATTGAGCCTGGAGATATGCCCATGAGATGTTTGCTAATCTCAACACTTAAAACAAAGTCTATTTAGCTTTGGTAACAGGTGGCCTTACATTTGCAGATTCTCTCTTTTGGAGAGGTCACCAAGCGACCTGCCCCAATATGCCTAACCTGAGTGggaaatattgggctgatccgatcgtgggccctaggacccaacaattggatcactaTGTCAGGAATGCAACAGGTGGTCAGTGTAAGGACCATATCAACGAACCGGTGCAGTCCTCGATCCGATGGGATTCTTAAACCTGCCCGTCGGAGGGCCCATGCAATGGCTAGtaaactgctgacttggtctaTCAGCAGATTTTTTTGGTCCATGTTTAGCCACCTCTAGTCCGACCCCAACTGCCATTTTATTCTAACCCAAGACAGATATGAAATGTTACCCATGTTATTTAATAGAGCTTTCTTCTCCAAATGTTCAGGCATTTGGATGAGCAGCATTTTTGACTCTCAGCACCTTTAGAAACATCATCAATTTCCTTTGATTTCtcatattcattatttcttaaaTGAAGGCTTATCTCTCCCTCCGTGTTATTGTTCATTCAAGCCTGATGTAATCTCCTTACCTCCAGTATCGCTCCCCGTTGAATAACAGGGCCTTTCCATTATCACGAGCAAAAGATCCCATGATGCCCTCCACATCCTTGCTCAGACCCAACTTCTCAATGCTGCGTGGACCTAAGACACTCTTCCCTGTATACTGCCAGAACTTGCGCCCTGCAAAAAGGCAATATTGACTGAGTAAACTAAAAGCAAAGTTTAATGAAGTGCCACTGCTTTTCTCCCTACTTGGtctttttgcaaataaaatacacTAATAATATTGTTTTTCCATAGTAGAATTACTTTTCCTCTTTGGCATATATTTTCTCACATTTCAACCTCTGCTTGAATTAATTGATGGATTCCTATAGTACCTGAGAAGAAAAACATGTTCTTGCTGGTGGGGTCCTGGAATGCAGTGTCAATTTTAGAGGGAAGGGCTGGCCATGTGTCCGAGATTTTGCGAGGAGACTGTGGCGCATTCTTATTTTTGGAGGTCACAGTCCAGAACAACCTTTGATAGAAATATAAATTGATGTGATGTCATGTAAATAGCCCTGTTACATACACAAATGTAATCTGGTACTTATTTACTCTTTTATGTATGTTCTTAAACTTCTTGTAGCTCTATCATTTTCCATCAACTCCTCCTGTTTTTACTTACCCGTCTTTGAAAAAGTGCAGAGCTCCTTGTAGCTCTGCAATGGCGTCAAACATTTTCACTTTACAAGCATCTAGGGCAGGGTTCACGGATGGTGTCAGTGGGGTGGTAGTAGTGGTCCTGGTGGATGGGGTGGTGGTTGGTATTGGCTTGTCGGTGGGTTTTGGTGGAGCGGGATGTGGCCCAGACCCTATAAATAGTTTCAGATGTTATCCTTATTTGAAATGACCACTATTAATgatgacataaaaaaaaaccacggACAGTGTGCGGAAGAACATAAATTGTTATACCATATAAATATTGGATCCCATTCACATCGTCTTCATGAAGCTCGAAATCTTTCACATAGCTGTACATGGGGTACATAAGAGCATCTTTCACATCACTGTGCTCCAGACCAAGCGAATGGCCAAACTCATGGGCTGCCACCAGGAAAAGACTGTACCCTAAACAAACAGGAGCAATATCACACACAGAAGCAGGAATACAATGGATGGTCCAGTTGAGCCAGCTGAACCAGTAACACTAAGTATTATCAGGGTTTTTCCTGTAAATGATAGTACGAACCTTGATCAGGACAGAAGCCCCACTTCTTGTCTTGGTCATAGCTGGAAGTTGTAGCACACCACAACTTCCTGTCACCGCGCCCCTCACTAGTGCAGGAATTGTATCTCTTCCCCAGGAATGTGAATGGAAAGACGCAAGGATCTCCCTGGGAGTTTCCGCCAATCACAGATGTATCTGCAATAGAGTCATGCGACTGAACATCTATCTACtatgataaaataataatcaGGGATCATGCATAATCCCTCAGCATAAATCTGTGTGATAAATTTCCTTCATCTTTGAATATCTTGACTCTAAAACCCCCACGTTGTCTGGTACTTTACAACATATCCCCTTATATCAATGCTAGATCCAACATGAAATATAGAAGGTGAGCTATACCTCGGTTAGGGCAAAATCCATATTTATGGTCTTGGTCATAGTTGGCAGTGGTGCTGCACCATCGGTATCCATCTTGACGCCCATCCTTGGTACAGCCCTTATACGACACTCCATCAAAGATGAAAGGAAAGACACAAGGCTCACCGTTGCTGTTGCCTCCATACGTGTAGAGCACTATGGAGAGTGTGAATAATTTTAGTATACATATTTGCATCAACATCCCCTAGTTATTATACCCCTGCAGTAAATGCAAGAAATTAGTGTCTTGAGTAATTTTGTTACATTGTTACTCTCTGGGTATATGGATACTTACACTCGCTGGGGCAGAATCCATATTTTTTATCCTGATCAAAGTCTGGGGTGGTGCTACACCAAGGCAGCCCATCTGAGCGTCCATCACTTGTACAGGAGTTGTAAGACTGGCCATCGAATACAAATGGAAAGTGACATGCGGCCCCTTCGGCATTCCCAAATCGAGTCTTTACCACTGAAGAGCAAGGAGAAAGTAGGGTTTAAAGCCAGAGGCAAAATAAAGGTTAAGATGAATCGGTATGAgatcagttctcctttaaggcttggtTTGAGGGACATAAAATGCTTCCCTGCACTCAGCAGGGCCCCATAGTAGAGAAGGGAATTATGGGATTCATTAGTTATTATATAGGGATTTCTTTTAAACCAAGAGGCCCTGTCTGGTGAGCTGGTCTGGTCTTTCTATCACTGGCCCTTTGGAGTCCTCTGCATGTGACAAATAACAATATGGCCAGTGAATAAATAAGCACTAGACACTTTTTTTTAAGAGTATGcaattttcaaatctttttcagatatgaatatacaaattaggggttggtTTCATTTGTCCTTATAGTTTAAGATTTAGTATTTAGCCAAATCCAGCATTAAttaatttggtgcattcctactaaATATATTCATAGTACAATTCTGTCTGCTCTGTAAGGTAAATGTTCTACTTTCAAGTCCTAAAATCACCCACCCCCCACTAAAGGCATGAAAAAGTTGGGTGTGAGGTAGTTGGTCTGAGAGTTGTGGCC from the Xenopus laevis strain J_2021 chromosome 9_10L, Xenopus_laevis_v10.1, whole genome shotgun sequence genome contains:
- the mmp9.2.L gene encoding matrix metallopeptidase 9 gene 2 L homeolog precursor (The RefSeq protein has 1 non-frameshifting indel compared to this genomic sequence), with translation MGGLCVFVLVSILCAWGHSAPTASKTPVSITFPGEIRKNMTSVEVAEWYLVKFGYLPLQQGSNHHVSLKKALSQMQSKLGLKVTGNLDAETLDAMKTPRCAVPDIGNYNTFEGELKWDHNDLTYRILNYSPDLDPDVIDDAFARAFKVWSDVTPLTFTRIYSGEPDINIMFGTENHGDPYPFDGKDGLLAHAYPPGPGMQGDAHFDDDEFWTLGTGIVVKTRFGNAEGAACHFPFVFDGQSYNSCTSDGRSDGLPWCSTTPDFDQDKKYGFCPSELLYTYGGNSNGEPCVFPFIFDGVSYKGCTKDGRQDGYRWCSTTANYDQDHKYGFCPNRDTSVIGGNSQGDPCVFPFTFLGKRYNSCTSEGRGDRKLWCATTSSYDQDKKWGFCPDQGYSLFLVAAHEFGHSLGLEHSDVKDALMYPMYSYVKDFELHEDDVNGIQYLYGSGPHPAPPKPTDKPIPTTTPSTSITTTTPSTRTTTTTPLTPSVNPALDACKVKMFDAIAELQGALHFFKDGLFWTVTSKNKNAPQSPRKISDTWPALPSKIDTAFQDPTSKNMFFFSGRKFWQYTGKSVLGPRSIEKLGLSKDVEGIMGSFARDNGKALLFNGERYWRLNVKTLTIDKGYPRLTDVDYAGVPSDSHDVFLYQGKYYFCQDRFFWRMTSRKQVDRVGYVKYDLLHCPEQK